From Juglans regia cultivar Chandler chromosome 6, Walnut 2.0, whole genome shotgun sequence, the proteins below share one genomic window:
- the LOC109012897 gene encoding trafficking protein particle complex subunit 5, whose translation MIGVGKIKQYSNVLDKPLAKGKQEVSLSAFAFLFSELVQYNQTQVDNIAELERRLEDAGYAVGARVLELLCHRDKGNRRETRLLGILSFVHSTVWKVLFGKVADSLEKGTEHEDEYMISEKELLVNRFISIPKDMGTFNCGAFVAGIVRGVLDSAGFPAVVTAHFVPMEGQQRPRTTILIKFAEEVLRREARLG comes from the exons ATGATCGGAGTAGGGAAGATCAAGCAGTACTCCAACGTTCTCGACAAGCCCCTTGCCAAGGGCAAGCAAGAG GTGAGTTTGAGTGCGTTTGCCTTCTTGTTTTCGGAGCTTGTGCAGTATAATCAGACACAGGTGGACAATATCGCCGAGTTAGAAAGAAG GCTGGAGGATGCAGGCTATGCTGTCGGTGCTCGAGTTTTGGAACTTCTTTGCCATAGGGATAAG GGAAATAGAAGGGAAACACGATTGCTGGGCATTCTCTCCTTTGTACACAGTACAGTGTGGAAGGTGTTATTTGGAAAG GTGGCTGACTCGCTTGAGAAAGGCACCGAACATGAAGATGAATACATGATCAGTGAAAAGGAGCTCCTTGTTAACAG ATTTATTTCGATTCCAAAAGACATGGGAACATTTAATTGTGGGGCGTTTGTCGCTGGAATAGTAAGG GGTGTTTTGGACAGTGCTGGTTTTCCAGCTGTTGTCACAGCTCATTTTGTGCCAATGGAAGGTCAGCAGCGACCCCGGACTaccattttgataaaatttgcTGAAGAG GTACTACGAAGAGAAGCGAGGTTAGGTTAA
- the LOC109012896 gene encoding probable CCR4-associated factor 1 homolog 7: MSILPKSDSIHIREVWNDNLEEELVLIRNIVDDYPYIAMDTEFPGIVLRPVGQFKSNVEYNYQNLKGNVDLLKLIQLGLTFSDEKGNLPTCGTDKYCVWQFNFREFDPSEDVYANDSIELLSQSGIDFNKNKEKGVDARWFSELLMSSGIVLNDNVHWVTFHSGYDFGYLLKLLTCQNLPDTQSGFFNLIKIYFPVLYDIKHLMRFCNSLHGGLNKLAEQLEVERIGSCHQAGSDSLLTCCTFMKLKESFFNGSPEKYAGVLYGLGVENGQGTY; encoded by the coding sequence ATGTCAATTTTGCCGAAAAGCGATTCGATTCACATCCGGGAAGTTTGGAATGATAATCTTGAAGAAGAACTTGTTTTGATTCGGAATATTGTAGACGATTACCCTTATATTGCAATGGATACTGAGTTTCCAGGGATCGTGCTTCGCCCTGTAGGACAATTCAAGAGCAACGTTGAGTATAATTACCAGAACCTTAAGGGCAATGTTGATCTCTTGAAGTTAATTCAGTTAGGTCTTACTTTTTCGGATGAGAAAGGGAACCTTCCCACTTGTGGGACTGATAAGTATTGCGTGTGGCAATTCAATTTCCGGGAATTTGATCCCAGTGAGGATGTGTATGCCAATGACTCCATTGAGCTGTTATCCCAGAGTGGCATTGATTTCAATAAGAACAAAGAGAAGGGTGTTGATGCTCGTTGGTTTAGTGAATTGTTGATGTCTTCGGGGATTGTGTTGAATGATAATGTCCATTGGGTTACTTTCCATAGTGGGtatgattttggatacttgCTCAAGTTGCTTACTTGCCAGAATCTTCCCGATACGCAGTCAGGGTTCTTTAATCTGATCAAGATCTATTTTCCTGTGCTTTATGATATCAAGCATTTGATGAGGTTCTGTAACAGCCTTCACGGCGGATTGAACAAGCTTGCGGAGCAATTGGAAGTGGAGAGAATCGGTAGTTGTCACCAAGCTGGTTCGGATAGTTTGCTTACTTGTTGTACTTTCATGAAACTGAAAGAGAGTTTCTTTAATGGGTCACCTGAAAAATATGCTGGTGTATTGTATGGTCTTGGTGTTGAGAATGGACAGGGTACATactga